In Cellulomonas sp. JZ18, the DNA window GGCGTGCACGTCGGACTGCAGACGCTCCAGGACGGTCAGGTCGAGGTCGTGGTGGCTCGCGACGAGGGACAGCAGCACCACGTGCTCGATTCAATCATCCCGGGAATTGTCCGGCACAATCGATCGTGTGAGTCTTTCAGCACACCATCCGCTCGTCGACGGGCGCACCACCGATTCGCCGCTCCTGACGGCGTATTCCGGCCGACGCCCCGAGCGGCTGCCGGTGTGGTTCATGCGTCAGGCCGGCCGTTCGCTGCCCGAGTACCGCGAGGTGCGCGCGGGCATCCCGATGCTCGACTCGTGCCTGGACCCGGACCTCGCGGCCGAGATCACGCTGCAGCCGGTGCGCCGGCACGGCGTCGACGCGGCCGTCTTCTTCTCCGACATCGTGGTGCCGCTCAAGCTCGTCGGCGTCGACGTCGAGATCCGCTCCGGCGTGGGCCCCGTCATGGGCGCGCCGGTGCGGACGGCGGACGACGTCGCCCGCCTGCGCGACCTCGGCCCGCTGACGCCCGAGCGCCTCGCGCCGGTCACCGCCGGCGTGGAGCGCACCGTCGCCGGCCTCGGCACGACGCCGCTGGTCGGCTTCGCCGGCGCGCCGTTCACGCTGGCCGCGTACCTCGTCGAGGGCGGGCCGTCCCGCGACCACCTCGCCGCGCGCCGGCTCATGCACGCCGACCCCGCCACGTGGGCGGCGCTCATGGACTGGACCGCCGAGGTGACGGGCGCGTTCCTCGAGGCGCAGGTGCTGGCGGGCGCGAGCGCGGCCCAGCTCTTCGACTCGTGGGCGGGCGCCCTGTCCCTGGCGGACTACACGGCGCACTGCGCACCGGCGTCCGGGACGGTCCTCGCGCGGGCCCGTGCGCTCGGCGTGCCGGCCGTGCACTTCGGCGTCGCGACCGGTGAGCTGCTCGTGGCCATGCGGGACGCCGGTGCGGACGTCGTGGGCGTCGACTACCGCGTCCCGCTGGACGAGGCGTCCCGGCGGCTCGGCGGCACGACGCCGCTGCAGGGCAACGTCGACCCGGCGCTGCTCGGCGCGCCGTGGGACGTGCTGGAGGCGCACGTGCGCGACGTCGTCCGGCGGGGGCGCTCGGCCCCGGGGCACGTCGTCAACCTCGGCCACGGCGTGCCGCCGGAGACGGACCCGGCCGTGCTGACCCGCGTCGTCGAGCTCGTCCACTCGCTGTGACCGACGCGCCCGTGCCGGCCCCGGACGCCTCCGACCTGGCGCCCGCCTGGGACGTCGTCGTGGTCGGCGCCGGCGTCGCGGGTCTGGTCGCGGCGCGCGACCTCGTCCGGGCCGGCCTGCGTGTCGTCCTCGTCGACGGGCGGGACGCGCCGGGCGGGGCCGTGCGCGGCCACGACGTCGCGGGCCTGCGGCTCGACGCGGGAGCGGAGTCGTTCGCCACGCGCGGCGGCGCGGTCGCGGCGCTGCTGGGCGAGCTGGGGCTGGGCGACGACGTCGTGACGCCGGAGCCGCGCGGTGCGTGGGTGCACCTGACCAGCGGCGACGGCCCGCTGCCCCACACCGGGCTGCTCGGCGTCCCGGCGCACCCCCTGGCCGCGGACGTGCGCCGCACGCTCGGTGCGGCCGGCGCGGCGCGTGCCGCGCTCGACCTGGTGCTGCCGGCGGGCGTCGGCGCGCGCGCCACCACCTTCGGCGCGCTCGTGCGGGCCCGGATGGGCGACGCCGTCGCGGACCGGCTCGTGCACCCCGTGGTCGGCGGCGTCCACGCGGCCGACCCCGACGACCTCGCGACCGACACCGTCGCCCCGGGGCTGACCGCGGCCCGGGCGGCCGCGCGGGGTCCCTGGCCCGAGGCGTCCGGGCGCTGCGCGCGGCCGCTCCCGCGGGCAGCGCCGTGCAGGGGCTCGCCGGCGGCATCCACCGGCTCGTGGACGCGCTGGTCGCCGACGTGACGGCGCACGGCGGGGTCGTGCTGACCCGCACGCGGGCGACGGGCCTGGTCCGCGAGGACGACGGCCGGCTGGCGGTCGGCACCGAGCCGGCGACCGCCCGCGGGTCGGGTGCCGCGGGGCAGGCCGGGCCGGCCACGGACGCACCCGCCGCGGGCGGACGCACGCTGCGCGCCGCCCGCGTGCTCCTCGCGACGCCGCAGGCGCCGGACCTGCTGCGTGGCCTCGACGGGGTGGAGCTCGGCGACGTCGCGACCGACGCCGGCGTCCCGGTCACGCTCGTGACGCTCGTGCTCGACGCACCCGTCCTCGACGCGGCCCCGCGCGGCACGGGGGTCCTGGTCGGCCCCGGGGTCACCGACGTGACGGCGAAGGCGCTCACGCACGCGACGGCCAAGTGGGGCTGGCTCGCCCGGACCGCGCGGCCGGGCCGGCACGTGGTGCGGCTGTCGTTCGGGCGGGCGTCGGCGGCGCACGCGGCCGACGGGACCCCGCCCGCGGACGTCCTCCTCGACGTCGCGCTGGCCGACGCGTCGACGCTGCTCGGCGTCCCGCTGCCCGCGAGCGCGCTCGTGGGCCACGCGGTCGTCCGCTGGACGCAGTCGCTGCCGCGTCCCAGCGCGGCGCACCGCGCGGCGGTGGACGCGGTGCGCACCGCGGTGGCCGACGTCCCCGGGGTCGCGGTGTGCGGGGCGTGGGCGTCCGGGACGGGCCTGGCGTCGGTGGTGCCGGACGCCCGTGCGGCCGCCGCGGCGCTGCTCGCGCAGGCCCCGGCGCCCGACGAGGCGCCGGGCTGACGTCGCCCCGTCGCCGCTGCGACCGGGTCGCACCGGCGGGGGAATTGATGCGAGGAAAGGGGAGCCTTACCCTTTTTCTCGTCGGGCGCGGCGTCGTGTGACGCCGTCCTGACGCATTGTCAGCACAATTCCTCGTCGGCTGTGACGCGGTCCTGACGCATTGTCAGGACGACGGGCCGGGAATTGTGAGAAGGGGCACCGCGGGGCCCTCCGGCTTCGACATCGCCCCCGGCCGGGACGAGACTGGAGGCATGCCCCAGCACGTCCGTGTCGGTACCCGTGCGAGCGTGCTCGCGCTCACCCAGACCGGGCACGTCGCCGACGCGCTCGCCGACCTCGCCGACCTCACGGTCGAGACCGTGCGCGTGCGCACGGAGGGCGACCGGGTCTCCGCACCCCTCGCGTCCCTGGGCGGCACCGGCGTCTTCGTCACCGCGCTGCGCGACGCGCTCCTCGACGGCCGCTGCGACGTGGCCGTGCACTCCCTCAAGGACCTGCCGACGGCCGACGCCGACGGCCTCGCGGTGGCCGCCGTCCCCGTCCGGCAGGACCCGCGCGACGCCCTGTGCGCACGCGACGGCCTGACGCTCGCCACCCTCCCGCCGGGTGCGAAGGTGGGCACGGGCTCGCCCCGGCGCGCCGCGCAGCTGCGGGCCGCCCGGCCCGACCTCGAGGTGGTCGACATCCGCGGCAACGTCGACACGCGCCTGCGTCGGGTGCGGGGCGCGGTGCCCGTCGAGGGCGCGGCGCCGGCGCCGACCGCCACCCCCGTCGTGCCGACGGCGAGCGGCTCGCCCGTCGGCGACCTCGACGCCGTCGTGCTCGCCGCGGCGGGCCTGGCGCGGCTGGGCCGGCTCGACGCCGCGACCGAGCTGTTCGGTCCCGACGTCCTGCTGCCGGCGCCCGGCCAGGGTGCGCTGGCCGTCGAGGTCCGCACCACCGACGCCGCCGGGGACGCGCCGCTCGCGCAGGCCCTGCGGGCCCTCGACGACGTGCCCACCCGGCGGGCGGTCGTCGCGGAGCGCGCCGTGCTCGCGCGGCTGGAGGCGGGCTGCGCGGCCCCGATCGGGGCGTGGGGCGTCCTCGACGCGGACGGCACGCTCACGCTCGACGCCACCGTCGTCGCCGTGGACGGCGCGCGCTCCCTGCGCCGCCGGACGAGCGGCCCGGTGGCCGGCGACGACGACGCACGCGCGCTCGGCCGGGCGCTCGCGGACGAGCTCCTCGACGCCGGCGCGGCCGACCTCGCCCCGCTCGGGACGTCGTCGTGACGCACCCGCCCGCCGACGCGGGTGCAGCGGACGGCGGCACCTCGGCAGCGCACCCGCTCGCGGGCCTGCGCGTCCTCGTCCCGCGCCCGCCCCTCGACGGCCCGGGCGACGGCGCGCCGAGCCCCGCCGTGATCGCGCTGCGCGCCGCGGGAGCCGAGCCGGTCGTCGTCCCCCTGGTGCGCACGGTCCCGGTCGACGACCTCACGGTGCTCGACGACGCGCTGCTCGCCCTCGGCGCCGGCTGGTACGGCTGGCTGGCCGTCACGAGCCAGGCCGCCGTGGCGGTGCTCGCGGACCGGGCGGCGGCGACCGACGAGGGCCTGGCCGCGCTCGTCGCCCGTGGCGGCGCCCGCGTCGCGGCCGTCGGCCCCGGCACGCGCCGTGCCCTGGAGGCGGTGGGCGTGCCGGTCGACGTCGTCCCGCCGGTCCGCTCGACCGCGGCCGACCTGGTCGCCGCGTGGCCGGCCGTGCCCCGGGTCGAGGCGGGCCCCGACGGCTCCCCGGCCGGCGCGGGCGCCCGCGTGCTCTTCCCGCGCGGCGACCTCGCCGCGTCCACGCTCGCCGACGGCCTGACGACCGCCGGCTGGTCCGTCGACGACCCCGTCGTCTACCGCACGGTGCCGGCCGGCCCGCCCGAGCCGGAGGTCGCGCGGGCCTGGGCGTCGGGCGAGGTGGACGCGGTGCTGCTCACGTCCGCGAGCACCGTCCGCGCGCTCGTCGACCACCTCGGTCCGCCGCGGCCCGGCACCCGCGTCGCCGTGATCGGCCCCAGCACCGCCGCCGAGGCCGAGCGCCTCGGCGTGCACGTCGACGCGGTGGCCGAGCAGCAGACCCTCTTCGGCCTCGTCGACGCCCTCGCGCGCGTCGTCACCACCCCCACCCCCGGGAGGACACCCCGTGACCACCCCGACCACCGACGGCACCCCGGCACCGGCGGGGCCCGCCACCGCCGACCCCACGGCCGCCGGCGGCTACACCGCCGGCCGGCACCGTCCCCGCCGCCTGCGCCGCACGACCGCGATGCGCCGGCTCGTCGCGCAGACGCGCCTGCACCCGGCCGACCTCGTGCTCCCCGTGTTCGTGCGCGAGGGCCTGGACACGCCGCGGGAGATCACGTCGATGCCCGGTGTGCAGCAGCACACGCGCGACTCGCTGCGCCGCGAGGTCGTCCGCGCCGCCGAGGCCGGCGTGGGCGGGGTCATGCTGTTCGGCATCCCGCAGCACCGGGACGCCACCGGCTCGCAGGCGACCGACCCGGACGGTGTCCTCAACGTCGCGATCGCGGACGTCGTCGCGGAGGTGGGGGACGCGCTCGTCGTGCAGGCCGACCTGTGCCTCGACGAGTTCACCGACCACGGCCACTGCGGCGTGCTGACGCCCGCGGGAGCGGTCGACAACGACGCGACCCTGTCCCGGTACGCGGCGATGGCCCTCGCGCAGGCCGACGCCGGCGCCCACCTCGTCGGGCTCTCGGGGATGATGGACGGCCAGACGGCCGTCGTCCGGGACGCGCTCGACGCCGCCGGCCACACCGACGTCTCGGTGCTCGCCTACGCCGCGAAGTACGCGTCGGCGTTCTACGGGCCGTTCCGGGAGGCGGTCGAGTCGCAGCTCTCGGGCGACCGGCGCACGTACCAGATGGACGCCGCGAACCGCCGGGAGGCGCTGCGCGAGGTCGCGATCGACGTCGACGAGGGCGCGGACGTCGTCATGGTGAAGCCCGCGATGTCGTACCTCGACGTGCTGGCCGACGTCGCGGCGACGTCGTCGGTGCCCGTGTGGGCGTACCAGGTGTCCGGTGAGTACGCCATGATCGAGGCCGCCGCGGCGCACGGGTGGATCACCCGTCGGGGTGCGATCACGGAGTCCGTGCTCAGCATCAAGCGGGCCGGTGCCGATGCGGTCCTGACGTACTGGGCGACGGAGCTGGCCGGCTGGCTGGCGGAGGAGCGGTGATGACCCAGCTCGAGCACGAGCCCGGCACGGACGAGCCGAACGACTACCCCGCCCCGCACGACGCGGCGGCGCCCACGGACGCCCCCGCCGACGGCTGGGAGACCCGCAGCGACGACGCGTTCGCGCACGCGCAGGCGGTCATCCCCGGCGGCGTGAACTCCCCGGTCCGCGCGTTCGGGTCGGTCGGCGGCACGCCGCGGTTCGTCGCCTCCGCGTCGGGCCCCTACCTGAGGGACGTCGACGGGCGCGAGTACGTCGACCTCGTGATGTCGTGGGGTCCGGCGCTGCTGGGCCACGCGCACCCCGAGGTCGTCGCCGCCGTCCAGGAGGCCGCCGGGCGGGGTCTCGGGTTCGGGGCCCCGACGGCGACCGAGGTCGAGCTCGTCGACGAGATCCGCCGCCGCGTGCCCGCCGCCGAGCGCGTGCGGCTCGTCTCGACCGGCACCGAGGCCGCGATGACGGCCGTGCGGCTCGCGCGCGGCGTCACGGGCCGCGACAAGGTCGTCAAGTTCGCCGGCTGCTACCACGGGCACGTCGACGGGCTGCTGGCGTCGGCCGGCTCCGGCGTCGCCACGCTGGCGCTGCCGGGGTCCGCGGGCGTCACCGCCGCGACGGCCGCGGAGACGATCGTCCTGCCGTACAACGACCTCGACGCGGTCGAGGCGGCGTTCGCCGAGCACGGCGACTCCATCGCCGCGGTGCTCACCGAGGCGGCGCCGGCGAACATGGGCGTCGTCCCGCCGCTGCCGGGGTTCAACGCCGGGCTGCGCCGGATCACGCGCGAGCACGGGGCGCTGCTCGTCCAGGACGAGGTGCTGACCGGGTTCCGCGTCGGCCCCGGCGGGTGGTGGGGCCTCGAGGGCCGCGCCGAGGGCTGGGAGCCCGACCTGCTCATGTTCGGCAAGGTCGTGGGCGGGGGCCTGCCGGTCGCCGCCGTCGCCGGCCGGGCCGAGGTCATGGACCTGCTCGCGCCGCTCGGCCCCGTCTACCAGGCGGGCACGCTCTCGGGTAACCCGGTGGCGACCGCGGCGGGCCTGGCCACGCTGCGGCTCGCGGACGCCGAGGCGTACGCGCGCGTCGACGCCGCCTCCGCCTACCTGCGACGCGCGGTGACGGCCGCGCTCGCGGAGGCCGGCGTGCCGCACGCGCTGCAGTGGGCGGGCAACCTGTTCAGCGTCGTGTTCGGCGAGCGCGCCGCCACCGAGGGCGCGCGCGACTACGCCGCCGTGCAGGCGAGCGAGCACTGGCGGTACGCGCCGTTCTTCCACGCGCTGCTCGACGCCGGCGTCTACGCACCGCCGTCCGCCTTCGAGGCGTGGTTCGTCTCGTCCGCCCACGACGAGGCGGCGCTCGACCGCGTCGTCGAGGCGCTCCCCGGTGCGGCTCGTGCGGCGGCGGAGGCGACTCCCCCGGCCTGACGTCCCCCTGTGCACGACGACGCCCCCGCCGGTGACCGGCGGGGGCGTCGCTGCGATCGGGTCGGGCGGCTGGGCGTCGCTGCGAGCGGGTCAGGCGGCGGGACCGGCGACCGGGGTCGGCACGGGGACGTCCACGGCGTCGGCGCGCTGGGCGGCGAGGTCGTTGCGGTAGGCCCGCACCGACCACACGACCGCGGCGACCCACACCAGCGCGATCGCGGCGAGCGTGAGGCCCTCGGCCGGGGTGCCCTTCCAGCCGACCCAGTCGGACCGGATGATCGTGCGGGTGTTCGTCAGGACGATGACGCCGCCGACGGCCGACCCGAGCACGCGTCCGGGGACGTGCCGGACCAGCCACGCCGCGAGGGGTGCCGCGACGAGCCCGCCCACGAGCAGCGCCGCGACCATCCAGAAGTCGATGCCCTGCGAGCCGAGGGCGATGAGGAAGCCGAGGCTGGCGGCGAGCGCGACGAGGAACTCCGACGTGTCGATGGAGCCCACGACCTTGCGGGGCTCGAGCCGCCCGGACGCGAGCAGCGCGGGGGTGCCGACCGGGCCCCAGCCGCCACCCCCGGTCGCGTCGACGAACCCCGCGAACAGGCCGAGCGGCGCGAGGAACCGCTTGCGCAGCGGCAGGTGCCGTCGGTCGGTGCGCAGGCCCTTGAGCGTGAAGCGCACCAGCAGGTAGACCCCGAGGGCCAGCAGGACCGTCGACATGACCGGCCCGGCCGACTCCGTCGAGAGGTTCGACAGGAACGTCGCCCCGGCGAACGCGCCGACGGCACCGGGCACGCCGACCCGCAGGACGACCTTCCAGTCGACGTTGCCGAACTTCCAGTGCGAGACGCCGGAGGCGAGCGTCGTGCCGATCTCCGCGAGGTGCACCGTGGCCGACGCGGCCGCCGGGTTCGTGCCGACCGCGAGCAGCAGCGTCGTGGACGTGACGCCGTACGCCATGCCGAGCGCACCGTCGACGAGCTGCGCGGCGAGGCCGACGAGGGCCAGGAGGATGAAGGAGGAGGGCACGGACAACCACCTCGGGCAGGCGGCCGGCGCCGTGGCGTCGGTCGAGGAGTCGGCGGGACGCGGGCGCCCCCGGAGCACTCCCGATAATTCCGACCCGCTTGCTCGTCTTTCAAGAGGCGGTCACATGGTGGACACGCGTCCCAGGACGCGGACCGCGGATCAGGGGTTGTGCCAGGCGTCCTCGCGCGCCGCGAGCGCGTGCACCGCGTCCGGCAGGTCGCCGGCGACGAGGTCGGCGAGCGTCACGACGTCGAGGACGTCGCGCACCGACGCCCGCAGCGCCACCCAGACCTCGAGCAGCGAGCGGGCCGACCCCTCGTACGTGAGCGCCGGCGGGCGGACGTCGCGCACCGTGACGAGCGGGCCGTCGACGGCGCGGATGACGTCGGCGAGCGTGATCTCCGCGGCCGGCCGCGCCAGCTGGTAGCCGCCCGAGCGGCCGCGCACGCTCGTCACGACGCCGCCGCGCCGCAGGTCACCGAGGATGCGCTCGAGGAAGCTCGTCGGGATGTCCTGCCCCGCGGCCAGTGCGTCCGCGGGGACGGAGTCCCCGGCCGGGCGGGTCGCGAGCTCCGCGCACGCCCGCACCGCATAGTCCGCCTTCGCCGAGACCCGCATGGCGTCCATCATCCCGGATCCGTCCCACGATCCGGGACGGCGGCGCTCCGGCGGGACGGAGTCGCGGCCGGAGGGAATACCCCCGGGGGTACCTTGTTGGCGTGGACATGAGCGAGACGACGACCCCGGCGACCGCGTCGGCGCCCGGCGTGCACGAGCACCCGCAGGCGCCGCACGGCTACACGCCCGCCAAGGACGACTACCTCAAGCGGCTGCGCCGCATCGAGGGCCAGGTGCGCGGCATCGCGCGGATGGTCGACGAGGACACGTACTGCATCGACGTCCTCACGCAGATCTCCGCCGTCACCAAGGCCCTGCAGGCCGTGAGCATCGGCCTCGTCGAGGACCACCTCGCGCACTGCGTCGTCGACGCCGCCCGGCAGTCCCCCGACGCCGGCGCCGCCAAGGTCCGCGAGGCTGCCGACGCCATCGCGCGGCTCGTCCGCAGCTGACCCCACAGTCCCCGCGCGGCGGCACCCGCCGCGCCCCGTCGAAGGAGAGACCCATGAGCCAGACCACCACGTTCCGCGTCGACGGCATGACCTGCGGGCACTGCGTGCAGTCCGTCACCTCCGAGCTCACCGCGCTGCCCGGCGTCACCGACGTGCAGGTGGAGCTCGTAACCGGCGGCTCGTCCCCCGTCACCGTCACGTCCGACGCGCCGCTGGACGCCGCCGCGGTGTCCGCCGCCGTCGAGGAGGCCGGGTACGCGGTGACGCCGACCCGGTCGCTGCTGTGAGCGCCGCACGGACCGGCGGCCCGCACGACGCCGCGGTCGGGCAGGCCCTCGGGGCCCCCGTCGCGACCGTCGACCTGGCCGTCGAGGGCATGACCTGCGCGTCCTGCGTCGCACGCGTCGAGAAGAAGCTCAACCGCGTCCCCGGCGCCCGCGCCACCGTGAACCTCGCCCTCGAGACCGCGCACGTCGAGCTGTCCGACCCCGGCCCGGACGCACCGGCCCCGACGGTCGACGCGCTCGTCGCCGCGGTCCGCTCCGCGGGGTACGACGCACGGCGGACGGGCGGCACGGGCACGGTCCCGGGTGAGGCACCCGCGGCCGACGGCCACGACGACGCGGGGACGCACGCCGGCACCCACGCCGGGACGCACGCCGACGCGGGTCACGCCGCGCCCGCCGGCACGGCCCAGGCACCGGCCGTCGCCCAGGGCGCCCCGGCCGGTCCCGGTGCCGCGCCCGTGCACCACGGCAGGCACCCCGACCCGGGCGAGCACCGCCGCGGCCCGCACGACCACGGCGGCATCGACGGGTTCTCCGAGGACGACACGTCGGCGCCCGTCGACGCCCGCGGCACGGACCTGCGCCGGCGCCTGCGCGTCGCCGCGGTGCTGACCGTCCCCGTGCTCGTCCTGAGCATGGTGCCGGCCACGCAGTTCACCGGCTGGCAGTGGGTGGTGGCGGCGCTCGCGCTGCCCGTGGTCACGTGGGCGGCCTGGCCGTTCCACAAGGCCGCCGCCCGCGCGGCCCGCCACCGCGCGTCGACGATGGACACGCTCGTGTCGATCGGCGTGGTCGCCGCCAGCGCCTGGTCGCTGTGGGCGCTGCTGCTCGGTGGCGCCGGCGAGCTCGGCATGCGCATGCAGCCGACGCTGCTCCCGGCCGCGTCGGCGGGCCACGGCCCGGCGATGCCCGAGCTGTACTTCGAGGTCGCGGCCGTCGTCACGACGTTCCTGCTGGCGGGCCGCTACGCCGAGCACCGCTCGCGCCGCCGTGCGGGTGACGCGCTGCGCTCGCTGCTCGACCTGGGCGCGAAGGACGTGGCCCTGCTCGTCACCGGGCCCGACGGGCGCCGGCGCGAGGAGCGCGTCCCCGTCGCGCGCCTGGCGGTCGGCGACCTGTTCGCGGTGCGCCCCGGCGAGAAGGTCGCGACGGACGGCGTCGTGGTCGAGGGCACGAGCGCCGTCGACACCTCGCTCCTGACCGGCGAGCCCGTGCCGGTGGACGTCGGCCCGGGCGACGAGGTCACCGGCGCGACCGTCAACACGTCGGGTCACCTCGTGGTGCGCGCCGCGCGCGTCGGCGAGCAGACGCGGCTGGCGCAGATCGGCCGGCTCGTCGCCCGCGCCCAGACCGGCAAGGCACCCGTGCAGCGGCTCGCGGACCGCGTGTCGGCGGTGTTCGTGCCCGTGGTGATCGTCATCGCGCTGGGCACCTTCGCGGTGTGGCTGGCGACCGGCGGTGGCCTGCAGGCGGCGTTCACCGCGGCCGTGGCCGTGCTCATCATCGCGTGCCCCTGCGCCCTCGGGCTGGCGACGCCGACCGCGCTGCTGGTCGGCACGGGCCGCGGCGCGCAGCTCGGCATCCTCATCAAGGGTCCGGAGATCCTCGAGGAGACCCGCGCCGTCGACACCGTCGTGCTCGACAAGACCGGCACGGTGACCGCCGGGCGCATGGGTCTCGTCGACGTCGTGCCCCTGACCGGCACCGAGCGGGACGAGGTCCTGCGGCTGGCCGGCGCGGTCGAGGCACGCGCCGAGCACCCGATCGCGCGGGCCGTCGCCGAGGCGGCCGAGGCGCTCGCCCCGGTCCCCGCGGGGGTCGGCGCGGACGGCGTCGCGATCGGCTCCGACGAGGTCCGTGAGTTCCACGCGGCCGCCGGTGGTGGCGTCGTGGGCGTCGTGCGGGCCGCGCACGCGGGCGTCGGGCTGGCCCGGCGCGTGCTCGTCGGCCGGCTCGGCTGGCTCGGCGAGCAGGGCGTGGACACGACGGCCGCCGCCGAGGCGGTCGCGGCTGCCGAGGCGGACGGTGCGACCGCCGTCGTCGCGGCCTGGGACGGTGCCGCGCGGGGCGTCCTCGTGCTGCGCGACCCCGTCCGGCCGACGTCCGCGGACGCCGTGCGGGAGCTGCGCGCCCTCGGCCTGCGGCCCGTGCTGCTCACCGGCGACAACCGGGGTGCGGCGCTCGCAGCCGCCCGCGAGGTCGGCATCGCCGAGGACGACGTGATCGCCCAGGTGCTGCCCGACCAGAAGGTCGCGGTCGTCGAGCGGCTGCAGGCCGGCGGCGCCCGGGTGGCGATGGTGGGCGACGGCGTGAACGACGCCGCGGCGCTCGCGACCGCCGACCTGGGCCTCGCGATGGGCACGGGCACGGACGTCGCGATCGAGGCGGCCGACCTGACCCTCGTCCGGGGCGACCTCGCGGCCGCCCCGCAGGCGGTCCGGCTCTCGCGGCGCACGCTGCGGGTGATTCGGCAGAACCTGTTCTGGGCGTTCGCGTACAACGTCGCGGCGATCCCGCTCGCGGCGCTCGGGCTGCTCAACCCGATGATCGCGGGCGCGGCGATGGCGTTCTCGTCGGTGCTCGTGGTGGCCAACAGCCTCCGCCTGCGCCGGTTCGCCTGACGCGTCCCCCGCCGCCCCGTGCGGCCCCGGTCCCCGTCCGGCTCCGTGCCGGGCGGGGACCGCTGCCGTCCGGGGCCGTCCGGCCGCCGCCGACCGCTGCGGACCCCAGCCGTCCGCCCACCGGCGCCGCCGCCCTCCCCTGCCTCGCCCGCCGCCCCGTCCACCGGCTCCTCGCCGACGAACCCGTGGTTGCGCAGCACCCACTCCCCGGATCGCTGCGGAATCCCGGGGTCGACGGCGCGGACGACGGCAGGGACGCGAATGTGATATCACTTTGCTATCGCATCAGCACAGCACCGAGGAGGCCCCATGCCCGACACGTCCGCCCCCCGCAGGAGTCCGTGGGCGGTGACCCCAGCGGCCGGCCCGTCGGCCACGCCGGGGCGCGCGTCGACGTCGCCGAGCGGCCGGCGTGGTCCCTCGGCACGGGCGGCGCGCTGCTCGCGATCCTCCTCGCCGTCGTCTGCGTCGTCACCGCCTTCGTCCTCTTCGGCGTCGCGGACGACACCGACACGGGGGCGCTCGGGGTGCTGGGCGTCGTCGTGCTCGTCGTCGGTGTGCTCCTGCCGACCGGCATCGCCGTCATCAGCCCCGGGCAGACGCGCGTCGTGCAGCTCTTCGGCCGCTACGTCGGCACCGTGCGGCGCACGGGGCTCGTGCTGACGGTCCCGCTCACGACCCGGCAGAAGGTGTCGGTGCGCGTGCGCAACTTCGAGACCAACGAGCTCAAGGTCAACGACGCCGACGGCAACCCCGTCAACATCGCCGCGATCGTCGTCTGGCAGGTCGCCGACACCGCGAAGGCCACCTTCGCCGTCGAGGACTACGAGGACTTCGTGCACGTGCAGTCGGAGTCGGCGCTGCGGCACGTCGCGATGTCGCACCCCTACGACCACGCCGACGACGGCGAGAACTCCCTGCGCGGCGCCACGGACGTCGTGTCGGCCGAGATCGCCGCCGAGGTCGCCGCGCGCGTCGTCATCGCCGGTGTCGAGGTCATCGAGGCGCGCATCTCCAACCTGGCGTACGCGCCGGAGATCGCGCAGGCGATGCTCCAGCGCCAGCAGGCGGGCGCGATCATCGCCGCCCGCGAGCGGATCGTCGAGGGCGCCGTCTCCATGGTCGAGGGCGCGCTCGGGCGGCTCGAGGCCGACGGCGTCGTCACGCTCGACGACGAGCGCCGCGCCGCGATGGTGTCGAACCTGCTCGTCGTCCTGTGCGGCGAGAGCCGCGCGACACCCGTCGTGAACACGGGGACGCTGTACGCGTGAACCGCGTCCACGCTCACGCGGGGCCCCGGGATGAGCGACGAGCAGCCGGCACGGCCTGGCCGGGGGCGCGAGCGCCGTCAGGTGCTCCTGCGCCTCGACCCGGCCGTGCACGACGCGCTCGCCCGGTGGGCGGCGGACGAGCTGCGCAGCGTCAACGCGCAGGTCGACCTGATCGTCCGCCGGGCCCTCGCGGACGCCGGCCGGCTGCCCGGCGACGCGGCCCCGCCACCGCGCCGGGGCCGCCCCCCGGCTGCCCCCTGACCCGCCGAGCGCGCCACTCGTCGGCCGAGCGCACCCGACGTCGCTGGTGCGCTCGCCCCGGG includes these proteins:
- a CDS encoding cation-translocating P-type ATPase, with the protein product MTCASCVARVEKKLNRVPGARATVNLALETAHVELSDPGPDAPAPTVDALVAAVRSAGYDARRTGGTGTVPGEAPAADGHDDAGTHAGTHAGTHADAGHAAPAGTAQAPAVAQGAPAGPGAAPVHHGRHPDPGEHRRGPHDHGGIDGFSEDDTSAPVDARGTDLRRRLRVAAVLTVPVLVLSMVPATQFTGWQWVVAALALPVVTWAAWPFHKAAARAARHRASTMDTLVSIGVVAASAWSLWALLLGGAGELGMRMQPTLLPAASAGHGPAMPELYFEVAAVVTTFLLAGRYAEHRSRRRAGDALRSLLDLGAKDVALLVTGPDGRRREERVPVARLAVGDLFAVRPGEKVATDGVVVEGTSAVDTSLLTGEPVPVDVGPGDEVTGATVNTSGHLVVRAARVGEQTRLAQIGRLVARAQTGKAPVQRLADRVSAVFVPVVIVIALGTFAVWLATGGGLQAAFTAAVAVLIIACPCALGLATPTALLVGTGRGAQLGILIKGPEILEETRAVDTVVLDKTGTVTAGRMGLVDVVPLTGTERDEVLRLAGAVEARAEHPIARAVAEAAEALAPVPAGVGADGVAIGSDEVREFHAAAGGGVVGVVRAAHAGVGLARRVLVGRLGWLGEQGVDTTAAAEAVAAAEADGATAVVAAWDGAARGVLVLRDPVRPTSADAVRELRALGLRPVLLTGDNRGAALAAAREVGIAEDDVIAQVLPDQKVAVVERLQAGGARVAMVGDGVNDAAALATADLGLAMGTGTDVAIEAADLTLVRGDLAAAPQAVRLSRRTLRVIRQNLFWAFAYNVAAIPLAALGLLNPMIAGAAMAFSSVLVVANSLRLRRFA
- a CDS encoding SPFH domain-containing protein gives rise to the protein MGGDPSGRPVGHAGARVDVAERPAWSLGTGGALLAILLAVVCVVTAFVLFGVADDTDTGALGVLGVVVLVVGVLLPTGIAVISPGQTRVVQLFGRYVGTVRRTGLVLTVPLTTRQKVSVRVRNFETNELKVNDADGNPVNIAAIVVWQVADTAKATFAVEDYEDFVHVQSESALRHVAMSHPYDHADDGENSLRGATDVVSAEIAAEVAARVVIAGVEVIEARISNLAYAPEIAQAMLQRQQAGAIIAARERIVEGAVSMVEGALGRLEADGVVTLDDERRAAMVSNLLVVLCGESRATPVVNTGTLYA